A window of the Cutaneotrichosporon cavernicola HIS019 DNA, chromosome: 6 genome harbors these coding sequences:
- the GSY1 gene encoding uncharacterized protein (Transfers the glycosyl residue from UDP-Glc to the non- reducing end of alpha-1,4-glucan), with translation MAVQRNVHQPLLFECAWEVANKVGGIYTVIKTKVPVTVKEYGDRYCLIGPLSYKTAPIEVESMEPEPGSPMEGTLNAMRDQGVKYLYGRWLIEGAPTVLLFDTASCYNRMDEWKGDLWNVAGIPTPPTDHETNETLVFGYMVAWFLGEFSGRCLDTAIIAHFHEWQAGLAIPLCRKRKIDVTTIFTTHATLLGRYLCAGSVDFYNNLQYFDVDHEAGKRGIYHRYCIERSAAHCADVFTTVSHITAYESEHLLKRKPDGVLPNGLNVVKFAAMHEFQNLHVKAKEKINDFIRGHFYGHYDFDLDNTIYMFTAGRYEFRNKGVDMFIESLARLNHRLKAMNSKMTVVAFIIMPAATNSYTIEALKGQAVTGQLKDVVKQITDRIGNRLFEHAARYDGTHGTEVPKAEDLMSAEDLVLLKRRVYALKRNSLPPVVTHNMQDDDNDPILNQIRRVQLFNRTSDRVKVIFHPEFLNSNNPILGLDYEEFVRGCHLGVFPSYYEPFGYTPAECTVMGIPSVTTNLSGFGCFMEDLLESPEDYGCYIVDRRGQGIDDSVEQLTQTLTEFTTKSRRQRINQRNRTERLSELLDWKSLGLEYAKARQLALRRAYPDSFNDDEPEFTGVQRVGVPLSAPGSPRYRSGMMTPGDYATLTEEMEHLNTSDYKGVKHPWHWNKDDSDEEDGYNFPIAGLKPRGRSDSLASAISGTMTPGGKHFLDDKDLEHADKKLESHSSTNGN, from the exons ATGGCCGTCCAGCGTAACGTTCACCAGCCGCTCCTCTTCGAGTGCGCTTGGGAGGTCGCAAACAAGGTCGGCGGTATTTACACCGTCATCAAGACCAAGGTTCCAGTCACTGTCAAGGAATATGGAGACCG TTACTGCCTTATCGGGCCCCTTAGCTACAAGACTGCCCccatcgaggtcgagtcgATGGAGCC CGAGCCGGGATCGCCGATGGAAGGCACTCTCAACGCGATGCGCGACCAGGGCGTCAAGTACCTCTACGGCCGTTGGCTGATTGAGGGTGCCCCTACAGTCCTTCTCTTCGACACGGCCAGTTGCTACAACCG CATGGATGAGTGGAAGGGTGACCTCTGGAACGTGGCTGGCATTCCGACGCCCCCCACCGACCACGAGACCAACGAGACGCTCGTGTTCGGCTACATGGTCGCATGGTtccttggcgag TTCTCTGGCCGCTGCCTTGACACTGCCATTATTGCCCACTTCCACGAGTGGCAGGCTGGTCTTGCCATTCCCCTCTGTCGCAAGCGCAAGATTGACGTCACCACCATTTTCACCACCCACGccacgctcctcggccgctACCTTTGCGCCGGCAGCGTTGACTTTTACAACAACCTGCAGTACTTTGACGTCGACCACGAAGCGGGCAAGCGCGGCATCTACCACCG ctACTGCATTGAGCGCTCAGCGGCGCACTGCGCCGATGTGTTCACGACCGTCTCGCACATCACGGCGTACGAGAGCGAGCATCTGCTGAAGCGCAAGCCTG ACGGTGTCCTCCCCAACGGCCTCAACGTCGTCAAGTTCGCCGCGATGCACGAGTTCCAAAACCTCCacgtcaaggccaaggagaagatcAACGACTTTATCCGCGGCCACTTCTACGGACACTACGACTTTGACCTCGACAACACGATCTACATGTTCACCGCTGGCCGGTACGAGTTCCGCAACAAGGGTGTCGACATGTTCATCGAGtcgctcgctcgcctcAACCACCGTCTCAAGGCGATGAACTCTAAGATGACCGTCGTAGCGTTCATCATCATGCCCGCGGCAACCAACTCGTACACgatcgaggcgctcaagggTCAGGCCGTCACTGgccagctcaaggacgtTGTCAAGCAGATCACGGACAGAATCGGCAACCGTCTCTTTGAGCACGCGGCGCGGTACGACGGCACGCACGGTACCGAGGTccccaaggccgaggacctcatgtcggccgaggacctcgtGTTGCTCAAGCGCCGCGTGTATGCACTCAAGCGCAACTCGCTCCCACCTGTTGTCACCCACAACATGCAGGATGACGACAACGACCCCATCCTCAACCAGATTCGCCGCGTGCAGCTGTTCAACCGCACTTCGGACCGCGTCAAAGTCATCTTCCACCCCGAGTTCCTCAACTCGAACAACCccatcctcggcctcgactaCGAGGAGTTTGTGCGCGGCTGCCACCTCGGTGTCTTCCCGTCGTACTACGAGCCGTTCGGCTACACGCCCGCCGAGTGCACTGTCATGGGCATCCCCAGCGTCACGACCAACTTGTCTGGTTTCGGCTGTTTCATGGAGGACCTCCTCGAATCGCCCGAGGACTACGGCTGCTACATTGTCGACCGTCGCGGGCAGGGTATCGACGACTCTGTCGAGCAGCTTACGCAGACGCTCACCGAGTTTACGACCAAGTCGCGTCGCCAGCGCATCAACCAGCGTAACCGCACCGAGCGTCTTTCGGAGCTGCTCGACTGGAAGTCGCTTGGTCTCGAGTACGCCAAggcgcgccagctcgctCTCCGCCGCGCATACCCCGACTCgttcaacgacgacgagcccgagTTTACGGGTGTCCAGAGGGTCGGTGTACCTCTCTCTGCGCCCGGCTCGCCGCGCTACCGCTCTGGCATGATGACTCCTGGCGACTATGCGACCCTcaccgaggagatggagcaCCTGAACACGAGCGACTACAAGGGTGTCAAGCACCCGTGGCACTGGAACAAGGATGACAGCGATGAAGAGGACGGCTACAACTTCCCTATCGCGGGACTGAAGCCTCGCGGGCGCTCGGACTCGCTGGCAtcggccatctcgggcACGATGACGCCGGGCGGCAAGCACTTCCTGGATGACAAGGACCTGGAGCATGCCGACAAGAAGTTGGAATCGCACTCGTCTACGAACGGAAACTAA
- a CDS encoding uncharacterized protein (Protein of unknown function (DUF3533)), translating into MSYFPHTAGTSSTADTRDTYEDEARDKFAEDDTDVIFGVPPSRANSPGSPLSARSAPLSPSYSRPGVTRTITQGTVASRISRVVMNPERECAEGRHEEKMEPPAYIKKYAYHFFSPEIKPFRALVLKVLVGVIVITTFIMWAAAPFYWGSLWKANHYTDRLAIRVVDRDGGEIGSAVTAFLLSQRKKFGLGYFVTSPSEFPTDAELSHNIVQEGAWGAVVINAGATANLASARAGGNTSYDGRDAIQFIYAQARNELASGSYMLPMVTAHLNAITDTVGVQSVASFLQSADEAVLRAAPPSTLSSPVGWNIVNLRPYNQPVAQAITLVGLIYMLIFSFICTMANNGAREIISPYLSNKAYITYRIVAPLLLYLPLSLFFAMVSLPFKVSFDAHFTYAGGFFLFWMVMFLGMASVGLATEFLITVIGPKFVSFTLIPLIIANVSVASLPHELQPWIYRYGVAMPFYNCNRAIRAIIFDTKNDLGQNFGILLAWIVFSILTNSVTTYLYRRKAVNEHMKDDGEQEKDIALPDGRVV; encoded by the exons ATGTCCTACTTTCCACACACTGCCGGCACTTCCAGTACCGCCGACACGCGCGACACATATGAAGATGAAGCGCGCGACAAATTCGCCGAAGACGACACGGACGTCATCTTCGGCGTCCCCCCAAGTCGGGCAAACTCACCTGGCTCACCCCTCTCGGCCCGCTCTGCCCCGCTTTCTCCAAGCTACTCGCGTCCAGGCGTGACACGCACAATCACTCAGGGGACGGTGGCATCCCGCATCTCACGGGTCGTCATGAACCCCGAACGAGAATGTGCCGAGGGCCGAcacgaggagaagatggagcCTCCGGCTTACATCAAGAAGTATGCGTACCACT TCTTCTCGCCGGAGATTAAGCCGTTCCGAGCACTCGTGCTCAAGGTGCTCGTGGGGGTGATTGTGATTACTACGTTCATCATGTGGGCTGCGGCGCCATTTTACTGGGGATCGC TGTGGAAGGCCAACCATTACACGGACAGGCTCGCGATTCGAGTAGTCGAccgcgatggcggcgagatCGGCTCGGCTGTTACCGCGTTCCTACTCTCCCAGCGAAAGAAGTTTGGACTGGGCTACTTTGTCACCTCGCCTTCGGAATTCCCAACCGACGCAGAGCTGTCCCACAACATCGTGCAGGAAGGCGCATGGGGCGCAGTGGTCATCAATGCCGGCGCAACGGCAAACCTAGCTAGCGCACGGGCAGGGGGTAACACGTCATacgacggccgcgacgcGATCCAGTTCATATACGCACAGGCGCGAAACGAACTCGCGAGCGGAAGTTACATGCTCCCAATGGTTACGGCTCACCTCAACGCTATCACCGACACCGTTGGAGTACAGAGCGTCGCCTCGTTCCTCCAATCCGCTGATGAGGCTGTACTGCGCGCGGCCCCTCCTTCgaccctctcctccccagTCGGATGGAACATCGTCAATCTCCGACCGTACAACCAGCCGGTCGCGCAGGCTATCACCCTCGTTGGACTGATTTACATGCTCATCTTCTCGTTCATCTGTACAATGGCGAATAATGGGGCGCGCGAAATCATCTCTCCTTACCTCTCAAACAAGGCGTATATCACATACCGCATCGTCGCCCCTCTGCTACTCTATCTCCCACTCTCGCTATTCTTCGCAATGGTATCACTGCCATTCAAAGTATCGTTCGACGCTCACTTTACCTACGCCGGCggcttcttcctcttctgGATGGTCATGTTCCTCGGCATGGCCAGTGTTGGTCTAGCCACAGAGTTCCTGATCACGGTCATTGGGCCTAAATTCGTCTCCTtcaccctcatcccacTCATTATTGCAAACG TATCCGTCGCTTCCTTGCCGCACGAACTCCAGCCCTGGATTTATCGGTATGGTGTGGCCATGCCATTCTACAACTGTAACCGGGCCATCCGGGCTATCATCTTCGACACCAAGAACGACCTGGGCCAGAACTTTGGTATCCTCCTCGCTTGGATCGTGTTCAGCATCCTCACCAACTCGGTCACGACGTACCTCTATAGGCGTAAGGCGGTGAACGAGCATATGAAGGACGATGGTGAGCAGGAGAAGGATATCGCCTTGCCCGATGGGCGCGTCGTGTAA
- the SEC11 gene encoding uncharacterized protein (Catalytic component of the signal peptidase complex (SPC), which catalyzes the cleavage of N-terminal signal sequences of proteins targeted to the endoplasmic reticulum. Signal peptide cleavage occurs during the translocation (cotranslationally or post-translationally) through the translocon pore into the endoplasmic reticulum): MFGEEIARIRKLGVHGVLFQLLNLLNVVASGLMMWKALCLVTNSESPIVVVLSGSMEPAFYRGDILFLTNPANTPFDIGDITVYKVPGDPNGTPIVHRVIESHLSPNGSQMLLTKGDNNGADDVALYRGPEWLDADLVVGKVQGFLPYVGYVTIAMNDFPQLKVALLGGVAIFLLLNKDHSYTTDQTLEQQNEEELSSLHNKIKNLRSVTIDILDDSGRQNNQLDQTNSTFSQFANSLLSTSRHHGRSIASNSTLRQYRTIAWIVGAVVALWLLFKLWHVGGGGAQAGEY, encoded by the exons ATGTTCGGAGAAGAGATTGCCCGTATCCGAAAACTCGGAGTTCACGGA GTACTCTTCCAACTGCTCAACCTTCTCAATGTCGTCGCGTCCGGCCTTATGATGTGGAAGGCGCTGTGTCTCGTGACCAACTCGGAGTCACCCATTGTCGTGGTGCTCTC cggGTCCATGGAACCGGCGTTCTACCGCGGCGACATCCTCTTCCTGACCAACCCTGCTAACACGCCATTCGATATTGGCGACATTACCGTGTACAAGGT gcCTGGCGACCCCAACGGCACACCGATTGTGCATCGCGTCATCGAGTCGCATCTCTC accgAACGGATCACAGATGCTCCTCACCAAGGGCGACAACaacggcgccgacgacgttgcGCTGTACCGCGGTCCGGAATGGCTtgacgccgacctcgttgTTGGCAAGGTGCAAGG CTTCCTTCCATACGTTGGCTACGTTACGATTGCAATG AACGACTTCCCACAACTCAAGGTCGCGCTGCTAGGCGGCGTGgccatcttcctcctcctgaACAAGGATCATTCATA cacAACAGACCAGACACTCGAGCAGCAGAACGAGGAAGAGCTGAGCTCGCTGCACAACAAGATCAAGAACTTGCGTTCG GTCACGATTGATATCCTAGACGACTCGGGCCGGCAGAACAACCAGCTCGACCAGACG AACAGCACCTTCTCGCAGTTCGCCAActcgctcctctccacctcgcgccACCATGGTCGCAGCATAGCCTCAAACTCGACCCTGCGGCAGTACCGCACCATCGCATGGATTGTCGGTGCCGTCGTGGCCCTTTGGCTCCTTTTCAAGCTGTGGCATgtcggtggtggcggtgcgCAGGCGGGCGAGTATTAG
- the WRS1 gene encoding uncharacterized protein (tRNA synthetases class I (W and Y)), which produces MSLTPNEAPRSGQRTPGTIATELSKLEFPPPTKLQLQGQGGDPSSPRDGSDLSAQLSKMTLPEPEALRKANSHRRSESASQDLSEQLSRMNLPQPEHIYGPDDTRAAGRKQGVSADDWAKVKLDDEVPEAVKSPTEMHFRRNSRAASISTRLPPAAAAPKAPASPAKATAHGAAKEQKITPFDVQGGVDDEGKDIGIDYDKLAKRFGAQKIEPALLERFEKLTGHKPHPLLRRGTFYTHRDFQHILDLYEQKKPFYLYTGRGPSSDSMHMGHLIPFLFTAWLQKVFNCPCVIQVTDDEKYLLDRDAKKQQALIKKNPQDKRSPFYILEKYHQMGQDNIADIIACGFIPEKTFIFSNLDYVGKEFYRNVVLMAKTMTVNQSKGVFGFTDNDNVGMLHFAAIQSTPSFCNSFPQIFGSRTDIPCLIPCAIDQDPYFLVCRDAADRLKYKKPALLHAKFLPALQGAGTKMSASNPNSNITLTDPPSTIKNKIRKHAFSGGGATQELHREHGGNPDVDVAYLYLSYFEDDDAKMADLAARYRAGTLSTVEMKDACIEKLQSVVSEFQERRSKVTPETVKYFQDNTRAIDPTPSRTA; this is translated from the exons ATGTCTCTCACCCCAAACGAAGCACCTCGTTCGGGTCAGCGTACTCCCGGCACCATCGCCACCGAGCTGTCCAAACTCGAGTTCCCACCTCCGACCAAGCTGCAGCTCCAGGGCCAAGGCGGTGACCCAAGCTCGCCCCGTGACGGCAGCGACCTCAGCGCGCAGCTGTCCAAGATGACTCtgcccgagcccgaggcACTCCGCAAGGCCAATAGTCACCGACGCTCCGAGAGCGCGAGCCAGGACCTCTCGGAACAGCTGTCGCGCATGAACCTCCCCCAACCCGAGCACATCTACGGACCTGATGACacgcgggcggcggggcgcAAGCAGGGTGTTTCGGCAGACGACTGGGCAAAGGTCAaactcgacgacgaggttcccgaggccgtcaagaGCCCCACTGAGATGCACTTCCGCCGCAACTCGCGTGCCGCCAGCATCTCTACTCGCCTTCCCCCCGCTGCTGCCGCACCCAAGGCGCCAGCGAGCCCTGCCAAGGCCACCGCCCACGGCGCTGCGAAGGAGCAGAAGATCACGCCCTTTGATGTGCAGGGTGgtgttgacgacgagggcaaggatATCGGAAT CGACTACGACAAGCTCGCGAAGCGGTTCGGTGCGCAGAAGATTGAGCCAGCGCTGCTGGAACGCTTCGAGAAGCTCACGGGCCACAAGCCGCATCCGCTCCTTCGTCGCGGGACGTTCTACACCCACCGCGACTTCCAACATATTCTTGATCTGTACGAGCAGAAGAAGCCGTTCTACCTTTACACCGGACGTGGGCCGTCGTCCGACTCGATGCACATGGGTCACCTCatccccttcctcttcacAGC gtGGCTCCAGAAGGTGTTCAACTGCCCCTGTGTGATCCAGGtgaccgacgacgagaagtACTTGCTCGATCGTGACGCCAAGAAGCAGCAAGCGCTCATCAAGAAGAACCCACAGGACAAGCGCTCCCCTTTCTACATCCTCGAGAAGTACCACCAGATGGGACAGGACAACATTGCCGACATTATCGCATGTGGCTTCATCCCCGAAAAGACGTTCATCTtctccaacctcgactACGTCGGCAAGGAGTTCTACCGCAACGTCGTGCTCATGGCCAAGACCATGACCGTCAACCAGAGCAAGGGTGTGTTTGGCTTTACCGACAATGACAACGTCGGCATGCTCCACTTTGCTGCGATCCAGTCGACACCCTCCTTCTGCAACTCGTTCCCTCAGATCTTTGGCTCACGGACCGACATCCCGTGCCTCATCCCCTGCGCCATTGACCAGGACCCCTACTTCCTCGTGTGCCGCGACGCTGCCGACCGCTTGAAGTACAAGAAGCCTGCGCTTCTGCACGCAAAGTTCCTTCCCGCCCTCCAGGGTGCTGGCACCAAGATGTCGGCGTCCAACCCCAACTCGAACATCACCCTCACCGACCCTCCCAGCACCATCAAAAACAAGATCCGCAAGCACGCGTTctctggtggtggtgcgaCTCAGGAGCTCCACCGCGAGCACGGAGGCAaccccgacgtcgacgttgcCTACCTCTACCTGTCGTACtttgaggacgacgacgcgaaGATGGCCGACCTGGCTGCG cgcTACCGTGCTGGCACGCTCTCGACGGTCGAGATGAAGGATGCGTGTATTGAAAAGCTGCAGTCTGTCGTTTCCGAGTTCCAGGAGCGCCGCAGCAAGGTCACGCCCGAGACGGTCAAGTACTTCCAGGACAACACGCGCGCGATCGACCCCACCCCGAGCCGCACTGCATAG